GATCAATAGGAACTCAGACTTCGCGGCCCGTCTGTACAGAGCCGTCGCCAGCCGGACCGATGACAACGTCTTCCTGTCCCCCTTCGCCCTGATCGCTGGTCTCACGGCGCTGATGAGCGCCACCAACGGGTCGACCCAGGACCAGCTACTTCAAGGACTCACTCTGTCTGGACTGGACCCACAGACCCTCCCAGGTAGGTCccgggtcaggggtcaggggtcagaggtgaacTTCAGACACTGTTTTCGTTCTTTACCAGCCCGCTGCTCTTAGATCTGTTTCAGAATCTTACGACCGTCGTGCTGAAGGGGGGCCGAACCAGAACCCTGTGGCAAGGCGCGGCCCTCTTACCCGCCCAGAACTTCCCGGTGTCCCCGTCCTACCAGGATCTGGTTCAGACAAAGTTCAGAGGAAGTGTTCAGAGTCTGGCCTTCACAGTGCCTCAGGAAGCCGTCAACACCATCAACCGCTGGGCCCAGGAGCAGACCGGAGACTTGGTCAAGGAGGTGGTGACCACCCTGGACCCCCAGACCCAGCTACTGCTCGCCACGGTCGCTTCGTACCAGAGTAGGTCTCACCTGTGACCTGAGGGGCGGGGCCAACAGTAAGAAGCGGGGTTGTTTAACACGAGTCTACTGAGATTAGAACAGATTCTGGTGATTGGTCGGTGGTCTGATGTTCAACTTCAtccttattttcattttctgaataATCAGTTAATCAAATATATATCGAATTTGTTTAACTGTCCACTCTGCGTTGCTGTTGACGCTACTGTTCTGAGAAGGATCAGTTTAAGTTATTATAGCTGTTGATACTGATTTTGTTGCCCTTGTCCTGTcgtctgtctggttctgtctggttctgtcatccgtctggttctgtctggttctgtggtCTGTCTTGTTCTATCCTGtggtctgtctggttctgtcgaCTGTCTAGTTCAGTcatctctctggttctgtctggttctgtcatctctctggttctgtctggttctgtggtCTGTCTGGTTCAGTcatctctctggttctgtctggttctgtcatctctctggttctgtctggttctgtcgtctgtctggttctgtcctgtcatctgtctggttctgtcatcgctctggttctgtctggttctgttgttcgtctggttctgtcctgtcgtctgtctggttctgtcatcCGTCTAGTTCTGTCCTGTCatctgtctggttctgttgtccgtctggttctgtcctgtcgtctgtctggttctgtcatcCGTCTAGTTCTGTCCTGtcttctgtctggttctgtcatctctctggttctgtctggttctgtggtctgtctggttctgtcctgtcgtctgtctgattctgtcatctctctggttctgtctggttctgtcgtCCATCTGGTTCTGTcgtctgtctggttctgtcatcCGTCTAGTTCTTTCCTGTCGTCTGTCTGGTTCCGTcatctctctggttctgtctggttctgtcgtCCGTCTGGTTCTTACCTGTCGTCCGTCTGGTTTTGTCTGGTTCTGTCgtctctctggttctgtttgGTTCTGTCGTCCGTCTACTGTAGTTCTGTCCTGTCGTCTGTCTTGTCCTGTTGTCCATCTGgttctgttgtctgtctggTTCTTACCTGTCGTCCgtctggttctgactggttctgtcgtctctctggttctgtttgGTTCTGTCGTCCGTCTACTGTAGTTCTGTCCTGTCGTCTGTCTTGTCCTGTTGTCcatctggttctgtctggttctgtcatcCGTCTGGTTCTTACCTGTCGTccgtctggttctgtctggttctgtcatctctctggttctgtttgGTTCTGTCTTCCATCTAGTTCTGTCCTTTTGTCTGTCTAGTTCTGTCGTCCATCTGGTTCTGTCGTCTGTTTGGTTCTGTCGTCCGTCTGGTTCTGTCCTGTCGTCTGTCTTGTCCTGTTGTCCATCTGGTCCTATTTGGTTCTGTCGTCCGTCTGGTTCTGTTCTTCGAACTCATCCTTCCTCAGTAgagtctctgtctctgtagtaatgttttgtctgtaagtataaataaagtttttctctgtgtttcagcCCGGTTCAGTCCAGCTTTTAACTCGTCCCAGTCTCTGGCTGAGCGGTTCTACGTGGACCGGTATCACGTCGCCATGGTCACCATGATGTTCAGGTCTGACAAGTACTTCTTGGCCTACGACCGCTTGGTAAAGGTTGGTGTGTTGAAGTTGCCGATGACAGACGGAGCGGCCATGTTGGTCGTGTTGCCTGATGAAGGCGTGGACGTCAGTGcggtggaagaggaagtgacgGCTGAGAAGATCCAGGCTTGGATCAAACGTCTGAAGAAGACGTAAGAtttatcttcttcctctcgtcctgAACATCAACATGTGAACACATACGGTTCTTTAGTAAgataatatcaaacacaagAACCAGAGCAGAACCTTCAGAGATCTTTTATTctgtaaacaggaagttggAGGTGCAGGTTCCTCGCTTCCTGTTGGAGCGTTCCTACTCGCTGAAGGAAATCCTGCAGACTCTTGACATCACTCAGGTGTTTCAGGACGACGCAGACATTGCAGATATGGGCGGGGCTAAAGGACCCAGACTCACACAGGTGAGTGAAGATgctcacacatgaaacaaaaggtTCCAGGTTCTGACAAGTGGGTGGTTGGTTTGGGGTCTGTGGTGGTTTGGAGTCTGTGGTGGTTTTGGGTCTGTGGTGTTTTGGGGTCTGCGGTGGTGGTTTGGGGTCTGTAGTGGTTTGGGGTCTGTAATAGTCTGAACCTGGATCCAGTTTGATctgatgtgaaatatttttttattttagttttattttgaaaatcactTTATTTAcctgttgacattttgtttttaggttttacacaaatctatTGTCTCTGTTGACGAGAGCAGCGATGACATCACTACAGAGGGCAGAGTCAATGTGTTCTCTACTCCGCCTCCGCGACTGACGATCAACAGACCCTTCATATTCGTCATCTACCAACAGACCACTGGCAGCCTGCTGTTCATTGGCCGAGTGGTTGATCCAACCAGGAAGTAGTAACCACAGCTTACCTGAGAGCTTGCAAAGCCAAGCCCTCCTGAGTCACACCTATCAAACAGCAGGTTCACTGTGTTCTAATGTTCTTCTAGTCTGTAGTTAAcagctctttgtgtttcctAACCTGTGGGTCAGGACCCCAGAGGTGCCGCATGGTAAATCCAAACGGTCCCGAAACAATATTGTTTTTACGGTGTCTCTGCAGGTGCTTCTCCTCTggcgccaccatcaggtcaacaCCTAAAACTGTCCACTTATTTGGTTTGTGATCAAACACTTGTAGAGCTAATGACGTTCCCATGATGACAGCGGGACCGTGTGTTTACTCCTGATTAGCAGATATTAGCATGCTACAGCTAATCTCACACTAATAGTGAACATCCACTGATGTTAGCGTTTAGCTCAAaccagagccgttgagagagagagtagcgacaactcgttcactccaatggaccagttGTTTCGTCAGTCGTATCACGGAGCCTCGTCTATGTCGAGACGTTTACATGATCAGATGtttattatcagcacatctgaaccTAATCAACATGTTAGTcgattatgatttatgattatttatgattttaaaaatgtaattacatcGGCATAttggtctgctttattgtatatttaaaacatttaatgacGACTTCTGTATTcaggaactatctgaagtcgtCATGAGTCACCTGACCTGTCGCTATTCTCTCCCTAAACGGCTCTGGATTTTCTCTTCAGACATttgaatggttaaaaaaattgtgGGGAGTCACTCCCCCTTACAGGGGGAGGGAGGTCACTGCCCCCTGCAGGTGGGAGGGAGGTCACTGCTGGGTGTAGTAACGTGGTAGTGATGGTTACAGGTGTAACTTGACTCTGAGTCAAGTTTAACTTGGTGTTTGCAGcttgttagcatgttagctgcTATCTTAAGATATGTGCTGTTTATAGTTCAGGACATAAACTGACTGAAGTTGTTTAAATATACGTTCTGTTGTATTTCATCActataaatcattaaaacacgtcacttcctgtggagttttttttacatcactgtgacgtcactgttCCAGAAGCCAGCGTTTCTGTAGATGACGAGAATCAAAGCCATgaaattcagattttaaatagttttaaatTTTCAGTGAAGCTTTGTATCGGAGCTCgatttgttcacacacacacacacacacacatgtgaccagtttcaaacacacacacacactgattccaATTTTGATTCGAAGGTTTAAAAATGGCGTGCAGGTTTTTTTCACGTACATTACGTTGTGCTCCATTGTGTGTTGGGTTGTAACTCTGGGTTACTGGGTTTCTGTCCTACAAACAGGCTCTCTTGTTACCGGGGtgaatcaccatggtaacataGTCACCAGTCCAATCAGCAGAGCTCCTCGTCGATACTCGTCTCTCTGGTTCGTAAAGCTTCACTTTGCCATTACTCATTTAATCAGGAGGCCAGCAGGTTTCCGGCtcagagcatgctgggaaacaGAAGGCTGTGACTGATCAGATTGGTTCAGTTGCGACAGTTTCATCCAACCAATCACAAGTCAGCAGGTGAAAAAACCAACCAATAAGAACACAGTAACAGTTTGAGTGTGTGGAGTTTACTGAACCAATCAGGTGACAGGATGAGGTCATTCATACACAACGCTCAGTGGATACAAACAGAGATCATGTCCTGTTGCATCCTGGGTAATGTCCTGAAACTGCTCGCTTtctgctgattggctgatggcCCCATGGCACTATGACATCAACGTCTTCAGTCTCGTCCGGACTGGACGCTGAAAGAGtttgacttcctgtttctgtaaatcagaagaaaaacagtacaAATTTATTGAAACTGGAGAATCGGAATTACACATGTTAAACTACAGACAACTGTGCTAAACTTCAGACAACTGTGCTAAACTACAGACAACTGTGATAAACTACAGACAACTGCGTTAAACTACAGACAACTGCGTTAAACTACAGCCAACTGTGACAAACTTCAGACAACTGTTAAACTACAGCCAACTGTGACAAACTTCAGACAACTGTGTTAA
This sequence is a window from Scophthalmus maximus strain ysfricsl-2021 chromosome 18, ASM2237912v1, whole genome shotgun sequence. Protein-coding genes within it:
- the LOC118289835 gene encoding protein Z-dependent protease inhibitor — translated: MNPSALLPLVVIFMSPVTSETVDPSVEDLINRNSDFAARLYRAVASRTDDNVFLSPFALIAGLTALMSATNGSTQDQLLQGLTLSGLDPQTLPDLFQNLTTVVLKGGRTRTLWQGAALLPAQNFPVSPSYQDLVQTKFRGSVQSLAFTVPQEAVNTINRWAQEQTGDLVKEVVTTLDPQTQLLLATVASYQTRFSPAFNSSQSLAERFYVDRYHVAMVTMMFRSDKYFLAYDRLVKVGVLKLPMTDGAAMLVVLPDEGVDVSAVEEEVTAEKIQAWIKRLKKTKLEVQVPRFLLERSYSLKEILQTLDITQVFQDDADIADMGGAKGPRLTQVLHKSIVSVDESSDDITTEGRVNVFSTPPPRLTINRPFIFVIYQQTTGSLLFIGRVVDPTRK